Proteins from a genomic interval of Desulfocurvibacter africanus subsp. africanus DSM 2603:
- a CDS encoding ArnT family glycosyltransferase: MSEGNVLGRRPGFWAGTIILGTGLARLAFLFCGQLDLVMDEAQYWDWTRRLQLSYYSKPPLIAYIIAFWTGFLGNTESGVRAGAFMGAAATQALLYLGVAKLFGRPRVALWVLVIASTTPLFLASGLLMTTDNPLLVCWLGALLCLLAASQGQGGVWPWLGLAVCMALGLLAKYMMLAFIGVALLHGLILQRAGLLPKGFWPRLAAALTAGTVVGLAPVFAWNIENGFAAFKHVGNLAGVSGNRAEAFLRPRKLPEYVGSQIGLLSPWWLAATLAGSWAALRQVWGKRHPPLGLSQTQAALLVAGFWPMFAFFLAWSLHTKIEGNWPAMCYVSGLISAGFFWHWFWREGRGALHRARKVWLALAGLVFMLLHLQGTIPLPHDYDPALRLKGWSDLGNKLAELRQASFVDPTRVFFFSSAYDTTAALAFYAPGQPFTYCVNLGRRMNQYDLWPGPHDKLGWDAVFVERKPNRPVPDLLLGMFDSVEPVYYRTRHKGRPAQEFTFLVCRGFNGHWPQGPTGDY, from the coding sequence TTGAGCGAAGGGAATGTGCTGGGACGCCGGCCGGGGTTCTGGGCCGGCACGATCATTTTGGGAACCGGTCTGGCCCGGCTGGCCTTCCTCTTCTGCGGGCAACTTGACCTGGTCATGGACGAGGCGCAATATTGGGACTGGACCCGCCGGCTGCAGCTCTCCTACTATTCCAAGCCGCCGCTAATAGCCTACATCATCGCTTTTTGGACCGGCTTTCTCGGAAACACGGAGAGCGGCGTGCGCGCCGGGGCCTTCATGGGCGCCGCGGCAACTCAAGCGCTCCTGTACCTGGGCGTCGCCAAGCTCTTCGGCAGGCCTCGGGTGGCCCTGTGGGTGTTGGTCATCGCCTCGACCACACCGCTATTCCTGGCCTCCGGCCTGCTCATGACCACGGACAACCCTCTGCTGGTCTGCTGGCTGGGCGCGCTGCTGTGCCTGCTCGCGGCCAGTCAGGGACAGGGTGGCGTTTGGCCGTGGCTGGGGCTGGCCGTCTGCATGGCCCTGGGGTTGCTGGCCAAGTACATGATGCTGGCCTTTATCGGCGTGGCCCTGCTCCATGGGCTTATCCTGCAAAGGGCCGGGCTCTTGCCCAAGGGATTCTGGCCCAGGCTGGCGGCTGCGCTGACCGCCGGCACGGTCGTAGGTCTTGCGCCGGTCTTTGCCTGGAACATCGAGAACGGCTTCGCGGCCTTCAAGCACGTTGGCAACCTGGCCGGCGTGAGCGGCAATCGCGCCGAGGCGTTTCTTCGGCCGAGAAAGCTGCCGGAATACGTGGGCAGCCAGATCGGCCTGCTGAGCCCGTGGTGGCTTGCGGCCACCCTGGCCGGCTCGTGGGCGGCCCTGCGCCAGGTCTGGGGCAAGCGCCACCCGCCGTTGGGTTTGAGCCAGACCCAGGCCGCTTTGCTCGTGGCCGGCTTCTGGCCCATGTTCGCTTTTTTTCTCGCCTGGAGCCTGCACACCAAAATCGAGGGCAACTGGCCCGCCATGTGCTATGTAAGCGGCTTGATCTCGGCGGGGTTCTTCTGGCACTGGTTCTGGAGGGAAGGGAGAGGCGCGCTGCACCGGGCCAGAAAAGTCTGGCTCGCGCTCGCAGGGCTTGTCTTCATGCTCCTGCATTTGCAGGGCACCATCCCCCTGCCCCACGACTACGACCCGGCCCTGCGGCTCAAGGGCTGGAGCGACTTGGGGAATAAGCTCGCGGAACTGCGGCAAGCGAGCTTCGTGGACCCGACCAGGGTTTTCTTCTTCTCGAGCGCTTACGACACCACGGCTGCGCTGGCCTTCTACGCCCCGGGCCAGCCTTTCACCTACTGCGTCAACCTGGGGCGGCGCATGAACCAGTATGACCTCTGGCCTGGACCGCACGACAAGCTCGGCTGGGATGCCGTATTCGTCGAGCGCAAGCCGAATCGACCTGTGCCCGACCTGTTGCTGGGCATGTTTGACAGCGTCGAGCCGGTGTATTACCGCACGCGACACAAGGGCCGGCCAGCCCAGGAGTTCACGTTCCTCGTGTGTCGCGGCTTCAACGGCCACTGGCCTCAAGGCCCCACGGGGGATTATTAG
- a CDS encoding penicillin-binding protein 1A: protein MKKILIVTLVIMAFGITALAAGAVGLYVWASKDLPGFKRIADYNPPLVTTVYSRNGKVLGYFYKEKRFLVTLAEMPKYLPEAFLAAEDSGFYQHDGVDTMAIARAFLANMRAGGIRQGGSTITQQIIKQLLLSPERSYSRKIKEAILAYRLERYLTKEEILTIYLNQIYLGAGAYGVEAAARAYFGKHVNELSLAEAAVLAGLPQAPSNYNPYQHPESAINRQRYVLNRMLESGWINREQYERSLVEPLEFKSMPDPSWKLGAYYLEEVRRWLVERYGEQAVYEGGLHVRAALDMTHQEAAENAMRKGLEESARRRGWEGSLMRLRPEEHAMFLADEALPSEALEPGSWLKVLVTQVSPQGALVRFGDLTGEIPLAQMSWAREPDAQKSPEEVPPVTDATTVLRSGDVVWAEVLKKPAQPNEARWSLALRREPSVEGALVSIRPDSGEVLALVGGYSFQRSQFNRATQALRQPGSAFKPIVYSAALDNGYTPASVLLDAPVVYTDEVTSQIWKPDNFEGVFYGPTLLRTALVKSRNLVTIRIAQKIGIKTIIERAKAMGLVSNFPQDLSVALGSAVVTPLNLCQAYTAFARGGSYINPRLVLDVVSAWGESLYASQPEPVEAISPQTAYIVTSMLKDVVQSGTGWRAKALKRPVAGKTGTSNDERDAWFLGFTPYLVTGVFVGFDSNEPMGKYETGARAASPIWVDYRAAVEEQFPFQDFPRPAGVTMVSIDPQSGLLAGPNSTESLFLPFLEGSAPTEMATGSDSPATMGVTPAEGEDLFKQVY from the coding sequence ATGAAAAAGATCCTGATCGTCACCCTCGTTATCATGGCCTTCGGCATCACGGCCCTGGCCGCCGGAGCCGTGGGACTCTATGTGTGGGCCTCCAAGGACCTGCCCGGCTTCAAGCGCATCGCCGACTATAATCCACCGCTGGTGACCACGGTCTATTCGCGCAACGGTAAGGTGCTCGGCTATTTCTACAAGGAAAAACGCTTCCTGGTCACCTTGGCCGAAATGCCCAAGTACCTGCCCGAAGCATTCCTCGCCGCCGAGGATTCCGGTTTCTACCAGCACGATGGCGTGGACACCATGGCCATTGCCAGGGCATTCCTCGCAAACATGCGGGCCGGAGGCATCCGCCAGGGCGGCTCGACCATCACCCAGCAGATCATCAAGCAACTCCTGCTTTCGCCCGAGCGCAGCTACTCGCGCAAGATCAAGGAAGCCATCCTGGCTTATCGCCTGGAGCGCTACCTGACCAAAGAAGAGATCCTGACCATTTATCTCAACCAGATATACCTCGGCGCGGGCGCCTACGGAGTTGAAGCCGCGGCCAGAGCCTATTTCGGCAAGCACGTAAATGAGTTGAGCCTGGCCGAGGCTGCCGTGCTGGCCGGGCTGCCCCAGGCCCCTTCCAACTACAATCCTTATCAGCACCCCGAGTCGGCCATTAACCGCCAGCGTTACGTGCTGAACCGCATGCTCGAGTCCGGCTGGATCAACCGCGAGCAGTACGAACGCTCCCTGGTCGAGCCTCTGGAATTCAAGAGCATGCCCGACCCGTCCTGGAAGCTTGGGGCCTATTACCTGGAGGAAGTGCGGCGTTGGCTCGTGGAGCGCTATGGCGAGCAGGCAGTCTACGAAGGCGGCCTGCACGTGCGCGCGGCCCTGGACATGACACACCAGGAAGCCGCCGAGAACGCCATGCGCAAGGGGCTTGAAGAGTCGGCCCGCCGCCGAGGCTGGGAAGGTTCCCTTATGCGCCTGCGGCCCGAGGAGCACGCCATGTTCCTTGCCGACGAGGCTCTGCCCTCCGAGGCGCTTGAGCCCGGATCCTGGCTCAAGGTTCTCGTGACCCAAGTTTCGCCTCAGGGCGCCTTGGTGCGTTTTGGTGATTTGACGGGTGAAATTCCTTTGGCTCAGATGAGCTGGGCACGCGAGCCCGACGCGCAGAAATCCCCCGAAGAGGTTCCGCCCGTCACCGATGCAACCACAGTGCTTCGGTCAGGCGATGTGGTCTGGGCCGAGGTGCTCAAGAAGCCCGCTCAGCCGAATGAAGCTCGCTGGAGCTTGGCCCTGCGGCGCGAGCCGAGCGTGGAAGGCGCCCTGGTGTCCATACGCCCCGACTCGGGCGAGGTGCTGGCGCTGGTGGGCGGCTATTCATTCCAACGCAGCCAGTTCAACCGCGCCACCCAGGCCCTTCGTCAGCCCGGCTCGGCCTTCAAACCCATCGTCTACTCCGCGGCCCTGGACAACGGCTACACACCGGCCAGTGTCCTTCTCGATGCGCCCGTGGTCTACACCGACGAAGTCACGTCGCAGATATGGAAGCCCGACAACTTCGAGGGCGTGTTCTACGGACCCACGCTCCTGCGCACGGCCCTGGTCAAATCGCGCAACTTGGTGACCATCCGCATCGCCCAAAAAATCGGCATCAAGACCATCATCGAACGGGCCAAGGCCATGGGGCTCGTGTCCAACTTCCCCCAGGACTTGTCCGTGGCCCTGGGCTCGGCGGTTGTCACGCCTCTCAACCTTTGCCAGGCCTACACCGCCTTTGCCCGTGGCGGCTCCTACATAAATCCGCGCCTGGTGCTCGACGTGGTCAGCGCCTGGGGCGAAAGCCTGTATGCCTCGCAACCCGAGCCCGTCGAGGCCATCAGCCCGCAGACCGCCTATATCGTGACCAGCATGCTCAAGGATGTCGTCCAAAGCGGCACGGGCTGGAGGGCCAAGGCCTTGAAGCGGCCGGTGGCGGGCAAGACCGGCACGTCCAATGACGAGCGTGACGCTTGGTTCCTCGGCTTTACGCCCTATCTGGTCACGGGCGTGTTCGTGGGCTTCGACTCAAACGAGCCCATGGGCAAGTACGAGACCGGCGCACGAGCCGCTTCGCCCATATGGGTCGACTACCGTGCGGCAGTGGAGGAGCAGTTCCCATTCCAGGACTTTCCCCGCCCGGCTGGCGTGACAATGGTAAGCATCGATCCCCAGAGCGGCCTGCTCGCAGGGCCGAACTCCACGGAAAGCCTCTTCCTGCCCTTCCTGGAAGGCTCCGCTCCCACGGAGATGGCCACCGGCTCGGACTCGCCCGCGACAATGGGCGTGACGCCGGCTGAAGGCGAGGACCTGTTCAAGCAGGTTTACTGA
- a CDS encoding TraR/DksA family transcriptional regulator, protein MNTRGTEEIRHRLTIALQEIEEAHEGSMEMLADGFQAFADTVDVASQETDRKILLALRERDRQRARDIRRALRQLEDGNYGICEECGEPIAPARLKAFPTTTLCVHCKEALEQEQYAHAR, encoded by the coding sequence ATGAATACTCGTGGTACGGAAGAAATCAGGCACCGCCTCACAATCGCCCTGCAGGAGATCGAAGAGGCCCACGAGGGCAGCATGGAGATGCTCGCCGACGGCTTCCAGGCCTTTGCCGATACTGTCGATGTGGCTTCCCAGGAAACGGACAGGAAGATTCTCTTGGCTCTGCGCGAGCGGGACCGCCAGCGCGCCAGGGATATCCGCCGGGCACTTCGGCAGTTGGAGGATGGCAACTACGGTATTTGCGAGGAATGCGGCGAGCCTATCGCGCCTGCCAGGCTGAAAGCTTTCCCCACCACCACGCTGTGCGTACACTGCAAGGAGGCCCTGGAACAGGAGCAGTACGCTCACGCCAGATGA
- a CDS encoding YkgJ family cysteine cluster protein: MSCEYVCARCASMGPTCCQLAPGQEEFCFPLSDIEMDRIRDFVVNKGWFAQEANSSAFVSHVATLFPGEQKLVEELFHPRKFHFRLAVDSSGKCIFLSDTGCRLPTEARPYYCRLFPFWVSGGDIMVLGADCLARREARGMAMLLRKFTSTPAKARELHARLRLAWGLPPERGMPRPIVSFARSNR, encoded by the coding sequence ATGTCTTGTGAATACGTTTGCGCTCGATGCGCATCCATGGGCCCTACCTGCTGCCAGCTTGCGCCGGGGCAGGAGGAATTTTGCTTTCCGCTTTCGGACATCGAGATGGACCGCATCCGCGATTTCGTCGTCAACAAAGGCTGGTTCGCGCAGGAAGCTAATTCCTCCGCCTTCGTGAGCCATGTGGCCACACTTTTTCCCGGCGAGCAGAAACTCGTGGAGGAGCTGTTCCATCCCCGCAAATTCCACTTTCGCCTGGCCGTGGATTCGTCCGGTAAGTGCATTTTTTTGTCCGACACCGGCTGCAGGCTTCCCACCGAGGCCCGGCCGTACTACTGCCGTCTCTTTCCCTTCTGGGTGAGTGGTGGAGATATCATGGTCCTGGGAGCCGATTGCCTAGCCCGGCGCGAAGCCCGCGGAATGGCCATGCTCCTGCGAAAATTCACATCGACCCCAGCCAAGGCGCGCGAATTGCACGCCAGGCTGCGCCTAGCCTGGGGACTTCCCCCGGAGCGTGGCATGCCACGGCCAATCGTCAGCTTTGCGAGAAGTAACAGATGA
- a CDS encoding cupin domain-containing protein, with product MKTMRTRRDQVEPYRTKDGSTVRELMHPSVHAGVRNQSLAEAVIQPGAKTLVHRHAKSEELYHVLSGQGVVLLAGERFAVNPGDTVLIPPGTPHGLDNPGPDNLIILCCCAPAYSHEDTEPA from the coding sequence ATGAAGACAATGCGCACACGTCGTGATCAAGTGGAGCCGTACCGCACCAAGGACGGCTCCACGGTGCGCGAACTCATGCACCCCTCGGTGCATGCCGGAGTTCGCAACCAGAGCCTGGCCGAAGCAGTGATACAGCCAGGCGCCAAGACCTTGGTCCACCGCCACGCCAAGAGCGAGGAACTCTATCATGTGCTGTCCGGCCAGGGCGTCGTGCTCCTGGCCGGGGAGCGCTTTGCCGTGAATCCCGGCGACACGGTGCTCATTCCCCCCGGAACTCCACATGGCCTCGATAACCCCGGCCCCGACAACCTGATCATCCTTTGCTGCTGCGCGCCGGCCTACAGCCACGAGGATACCGAGCCG
- a CDS encoding C-GCAxxG-C-C family protein, with amino-acid sequence MNRIDVAVRAGELFESNGLLCAESVLQALCERNCAQAAWSGFAPRMASGFCSGVARTGGMCGALSGAIMALGLLHGRDSGQASLEAVYAMVQELVNEFQERFGALTCVELTSVDFRTAEGQQAFRERNLKLGLCIPMARASAEMAQRVLDDFGADPASE; translated from the coding sequence ATGAACAGGATTGATGTCGCGGTCAGAGCCGGCGAGTTGTTCGAGTCCAACGGGTTACTGTGCGCCGAGAGCGTGTTGCAGGCCCTGTGCGAGCGAAACTGCGCACAGGCGGCCTGGTCCGGCTTCGCTCCGCGCATGGCCAGCGGATTCTGCAGCGGCGTGGCGCGCACGGGCGGCATGTGCGGTGCTCTCTCGGGCGCGATCATGGCCCTTGGCCTGCTGCACGGGCGCGACTCTGGCCAGGCGTCCCTGGAGGCGGTCTACGCCATGGTCCAGGAGCTGGTGAACGAATTTCAGGAGCGCTTCGGCGCATTGACCTGCGTGGAGCTGACCAGCGTGGATTTCCGCACGGCGGAGGGCCAGCAGGCTTTCCGCGAGCGCAACCTCAAGCTCGGGCTGTGCATCCCCATGGCCCGCGCCTCGGCCGAAATGGCCCAGCGGGTCCTGGACGACTTCGGAGCAGACCCGGCCTCGGAGTAA
- a CDS encoding DMT family transporter has product MPAIYVKLVASMAIWGGTWVSGRIVAGAMEPFSAAFLRFLVASIFLVFMTMREEKRLPILRREHLLHALLLGLTGVFAYNAFFFSGLRSVPAGKAALIIASTPAVMAIFSGLFLKERLGRWHAVGIPLSLSGVLLIISRGDPLALLEGGLGHGELYIFGCVAAWSAYSLLGKRAMVIMSPLTAVTWSCIFGCFLLLPAALAEGIAGTVRSIGLVVWGNLLFLGVMATGLSFAWYYEGIKAIGASRAGVFINLVPVAAIGLGVLVLGESVTWTLAAGGAMVICGVWLTNRRPQPARAPADNAV; this is encoded by the coding sequence GTGCCCGCCATTTACGTCAAGCTTGTCGCCTCCATGGCCATATGGGGAGGCACCTGGGTTTCAGGCCGCATCGTGGCCGGGGCCATGGAGCCGTTTTCGGCCGCCTTCCTGCGCTTTCTCGTGGCCTCCATCTTCCTGGTCTTCATGACCATGCGCGAGGAAAAACGCCTGCCCATCTTGCGGCGCGAGCACCTGCTGCACGCCCTGCTGCTGGGCCTCACGGGCGTGTTCGCCTACAACGCCTTCTTCTTTTCCGGGCTGCGCAGCGTGCCGGCCGGCAAGGCCGCGCTCATCATCGCCAGCACCCCGGCGGTCATGGCCATCTTCTCGGGCCTGTTCCTGAAGGAGCGGCTTGGCCGCTGGCATGCCGTGGGCATCCCGCTGTCCTTGAGCGGCGTGTTGCTCATCATTTCGCGCGGCGATCCGCTGGCGCTCCTGGAGGGCGGCCTGGGCCACGGCGAGCTCTACATCTTCGGCTGCGTGGCGGCCTGGAGCGCGTACTCGCTGCTGGGCAAGCGAGCCATGGTCATCATGTCTCCGCTCACGGCCGTGACATGGTCCTGCATATTCGGCTGCTTCCTGCTGCTGCCCGCCGCCCTGGCCGAGGGTATTGCCGGAACGGTCCGGTCCATCGGCCTCGTGGTCTGGGGCAATCTGCTCTTTCTGGGCGTCATGGCCACGGGCCTGAGCTTCGCCTGGTACTACGAGGGCATCAAGGCCATCGGCGCAAGCAGGGCCGGCGTGTTCATCAATCTCGTGCCTGTGGCGGCCATCGGTCTTGGGGTGCTCGTGCTGGGAGAGAGCGTGACCTGGACCTTGGCCGCGGGCGGAGCCATGGTCATTTGCGGAGTCTGGCTGACCAACCGGCGGCCGCAGCCGGCCAGGGCGCCCGCCGACAACGCAGTCTGA